A single window of Cryptococcus tetragattii IND107 chromosome 4 map unlocalized Ctg04, whole genome shotgun sequence DNA harbors:
- a CDS encoding mitochondrial 37S ribosomal protein mS47  encodes MSPLARIQLLPRMSRPVATSRLAVLNRHLSSSSQMAAPREELVLFESQQDTRIYKLNRSAKLNSLNHEMIDSLSNKIKAWRELDSCKVIIGTGDSRAFCAGGDVKQLVLDLKEGKQTAVPFFKSEFQLNWSLARLGKPYVAVIDGVTMGGGGGISLPAHIRIATPRTIFAMPETKIGYSPDVGSNYYFAQLDGFIGAWLAVTGQEVYGRAAYELGIATHYVTQNNISDIIYQIAQHPSPTPANISSLISSYTAPASTTSAVSSKSSPDGPTPIKGEIRKFLDKTFNKKSIQEIYAALDKSQSDDKLSSEVKEWAAQQKLQMEARSPTGMAVALQNYRKARETRRLDRTLLNDISMATAYTGANRATDDFITGVSAVLIDRSKGPVAWAPKGINEESLSPQNINSRFFSASSPHVADKPEIEFIPSSASKLDSGRDSTWGQFRKYGLPSEEAVRAAVDGYAPGSGAFALLEEELIEQFIDAQSDVQGTRRDEVVKRVKEVVSTCCKKGKDGYLEWIA; translated from the exons ATGTCTCCCTTAGCCCGTATACAACTCCTACCGCGTATGTCTCGCCCAGTAGCCACCTCTAGGCTCGCAGTACTCAATAGAcatctctcctcatcttcgcaAATGGCCGCCCCTCGCGAG GAACTCGTGCTTTTCGAGTCTCAGCAAGACACCAGGATATACAAGCTCAATCGCTCTGCCAAGTTGAATTCCCTTAATCATGAGATGATCGATTCTCTGTCAAATAAAATCAAG GCTTGGCGGGAACTTGATTCTTGCAAAGTCATCATCGGAACAGGCGATAGTCGGGCGTTTTGCGCTGGTGGGGACGTAAAGC AACTCGTCCTCGACCTTAAGGAGGGCAAGCAAACTGCGgttccattcttcaaaagTGAATTTCAGCTCAATTGGTCTCTCGCAAGACTAGGAAAGCCTTATGTTGCTGTCATTGACGGTGTTACTA tgggtggtggtggtggtatTTCTCTCCCTGCACACATCAGAATAGCCACTCCACGCACCATCTTCGCCATGCCTGAAACCAAGATTGGCTACTCCCCTGACGTCGGTTCTAACTACTACTTCGCTCAACTCGATGGGTTCATCGGCGCTTGGCTCGCGGTGACTGGTCAGGAAGTGTATGGTCGTGCAGCCTA TGAACTTGGTATTGCGACACACTATGTGACCCAAAACAACATCTCGGATATCATCTACCAGATCGCTCAGCACCCTTCCCCCACTCCTGCGAacatttcctccttgatTTCCTCCTATACAGCGCCCGCTTCTACTACCAGCGCTGTCTCGTCGAAATCTTCCCCTGACGGACCCACTCCCATCAAGGGCGAGATTCGCAAGTTCCTTGACAAGACTTtcaacaagaagagtatTCAAGAAATTTATGCGGCCCTAGACAAGTCACAGTCCGACGACAAACTCTCCTCTGAGGTTAAGGAGTGGGCTGCCCAGCAAAAGCTTCAAATGGAAGCTCGCTCGCCGACTGGTATGGCTGTTGCCCTTCAAAACTATCGCAAGGCTCGTGAGACCCGCCGACTTGACCGAACATTGTTGAACGACATATCGATGGCCACTGCTTACACCGGAGCCAACCGCGCGACAGATGATTTCATTACTGGTGTTTCGGCGGTGCTTATTGATCGCTCCAAAGGTCCAGTTGCGTGGGCACCTAAGGGCATCAACGAAGAGTCTTTATCCCCGCAAAATATTAACTCAAGATTCTTTTCTGCATCATCACCTCATGTCGCAGACAAACCCGAGATCGAGTTTATCCCCTCTTCCGCGAGCAAGCTCGACTCTGGTAGGGACTCTACCTGGGGTCAGTTCCGAAAGTATGGTCTGCCATCTGAAGAGGCTGTACGGGCTGCAGTTGATGGGTATGCCCCTGGCTCCGGCGCTTTTGCGCTTctagaggaagagttgatcGAGCAATTTATAGATGCTCAGAGTGATGTACAAGGCACTAGGAGGGATGAGGTGGTAAAGAGAGTCAAAGAAGTTGTGAGCACTTGCTgcaagaagggaaaggatggataTCTCGAATGGATTGCCTAA